One window from the genome of Metabacillus flavus encodes:
- a CDS encoding FliA/WhiG family RNA polymerase sigma factor, with amino-acid sequence MTQLTGKEEQQIWNKWVSNRDPLAGDALIRRYTPLVTFHVQRISVGLPKTVSRDDLMSLGLYGLYDALEKFDPGRDLKFDTYASFRIRGAIIDGLRKEDWLPRSSREKAKRVETVIEKLEQKYLRNVTPGEIAHEMGISEDEVLSAVNEGFFANVLSIDEYLPDHDDGDYIGMAIKDDRSETPEDSILKQEMIGQLSEVISELSEKEQLVVSLFYKDELTLTEIGHVMGLSTSRISQIHSKALFKLRRIMEKFLN; translated from the coding sequence ATGACTCAATTGACAGGCAAAGAAGAACAGCAGATATGGAATAAATGGGTGAGTAATAGAGATCCTTTAGCTGGAGATGCGCTAATCAGGAGGTATACACCGCTTGTTACATTTCATGTTCAAAGAATATCTGTCGGACTTCCAAAGACAGTCAGCAGGGATGATTTAATGAGTCTTGGGCTGTATGGTCTATATGATGCACTTGAAAAGTTTGATCCCGGGAGAGATTTGAAATTCGATACTTATGCTTCATTTCGTATCAGGGGAGCGATTATTGACGGGCTTCGAAAAGAAGACTGGCTTCCGAGAAGCTCCCGTGAAAAAGCGAAAAGGGTAGAGACTGTCATCGAGAAATTGGAACAAAAATACTTGAGGAATGTTACCCCTGGAGAAATTGCCCATGAGATGGGGATTTCAGAGGATGAGGTGCTTTCAGCAGTCAATGAAGGTTTTTTTGCTAATGTATTATCGATTGATGAGTACCTGCCTGACCATGATGATGGGGACTATATAGGGATGGCTATTAAGGATGACCGGAGCGAAACCCCTGAAGACAGCATTCTAAAACAGGAAATGATCGGACAGCTCTCGGAAGTAATCAGCGAGCTTTCAGAAAAGGAACAGCTGGTCGTTTCATTATTTTATAAAGATGAGCTGACTTTAACAGAAATTGGACATGTTATGGGGCTGTCTACATCGAGAATATCGCAAATTCATTCTAAAGCTTTATTTAAATTGAGAAGAATTATGGAAAAATTCCTGAACTAA
- a CDS encoding chemotaxis protein CheC produces the protein MSLKFEQLDVLKEMANIGAAHSATALSLMLGRKIGMDVPDVKAVTFNELTEAMGGAEREVACIFLRVAGEISGSMYFIMEVTQAEKFVREITGHQSLNLSNPPYSEYGKSAIKELGNIVIGSYLTSLSDLTKLSFIPEVPEFSIDMFGAVISEGLIELSKAADFAVLIRTVIREEDRQERHSFQGHLFLLPDYESFDHFYRALGVSDES, from the coding sequence ATGAGTCTTAAATTTGAACAGCTTGATGTATTAAAGGAAATGGCGAATATAGGTGCGGCTCACTCTGCCACTGCCTTATCCCTCATGCTCGGCAGGAAGATCGGCATGGACGTCCCTGATGTTAAAGCAGTGACGTTTAATGAACTTACGGAAGCTATGGGCGGTGCTGAAAGGGAAGTGGCATGCATTTTTCTTAGAGTAGCAGGAGAAATTTCAGGGTCAATGTACTTTATTATGGAGGTTACCCAGGCAGAGAAATTTGTCCGGGAAATTACCGGCCATCAATCTCTAAATCTGAGTAATCCCCCATACAGCGAGTATGGCAAGTCAGCTATAAAAGAACTTGGCAATATAGTAATAGGTTCATATTTAACCTCATTGTCTGATTTGACGAAGCTTTCGTTTATACCTGAGGTCCCGGAGTTTTCAATTGATATGTTCGGTGCTGTAATAAGTGAGGGATTGATTGAACTTTCGAAGGCGGCTGACTTTGCTGTATTGATTCGGACTGTTATTCGGGAGGAAGACCGGCAGGAGAGGCATTCTTTTCAAGGACACCTTTTTCTTCTTCCGGATTATGAGTCATTTGACCATTTTTACCGCGCTCTTGGAGTAAGCGATGAATCTTGA
- a CDS encoding chemotaxis protein CheD — translation MNLETAEIIKVGIADMNAAASPKKLRTSGLGSCVGLVLYDHERKNAGMAHIMLPTSDLARNEKFNRYKYADTAFHDLLKQLEKMGSPASRLKAKMAGGAQMFAFKTQNETMRIGPRNIEAVKELLTCHSIPLISSETGGSSGRTIEFDPATSLLTIRTVNLGTSII, via the coding sequence ATGAATCTTGAAACAGCAGAAATCATAAAAGTCGGCATCGCTGACATGAATGCTGCAGCGTCTCCCAAAAAGCTCCGTACATCAGGTCTTGGATCCTGTGTGGGGCTCGTGCTTTATGACCATGAAAGAAAAAATGCGGGAATGGCCCATATTATGCTTCCGACATCCGATTTAGCCAGGAACGAAAAGTTTAACCGGTATAAGTATGCAGATACCGCTTTCCATGATTTGCTTAAGCAGCTTGAGAAAATGGGTTCTCCCGCCTCCCGCCTGAAAGCAAAAATGGCTGGCGGAGCCCAGATGTTTGCGTTTAAAACACAAAATGAAACGATGCGGATTGGTCCAAGAAATATAGAAGCCGTTAAAGAGCTTCTGACTTGCCATTCCATACCGCTAATCTCCTCAGAGACAGGCGGTTCGAGCGGAAGAACCATCGAATTTGATCCCGCCACTTCTTTGCTGACTATACGCACCGTAAATTTAGGAACATCCATTATATAA
- the rpsB gene encoding 30S ribosomal protein S2 — MSVISMKQLLEAGVHFGHQTRRWNPKMKRYIFTERNGIYIIDLQKTVKKVEEAYNVTKELAANGGKILFVGTKKQAQDSVKEEAQRSGMYYVNQRWLGGTLTNFETIQKRIKRLKDIEKMQEDGTFEVLPKKEVVQLKKELERLEKFLGGIKDMKSLPDALFIIDPRKERIAVAEAHKLNIPIIGIVDTNCDPDEIDHVIPANDDAIRAVKLLTGKMADAILEAKQGNEGEEAAEEETTTA; from the coding sequence ATGTCAGTAATTTCAATGAAGCAATTGCTTGAAGCTGGTGTTCACTTCGGTCACCAAACACGCCGCTGGAACCCAAAAATGAAACGTTACATCTTTACAGAGCGTAACGGCATCTACATCATCGACCTTCAAAAGACAGTTAAAAAGGTTGAAGAAGCATACAACGTAACAAAAGAATTGGCTGCTAACGGCGGTAAAATTCTATTCGTTGGTACAAAGAAACAAGCTCAGGATTCTGTTAAAGAAGAAGCTCAGCGTTCAGGCATGTACTATGTTAACCAACGCTGGTTGGGCGGAACGCTTACAAACTTCGAAACAATCCAAAAGCGTATTAAGCGTCTAAAAGACATTGAGAAAATGCAGGAAGACGGAACATTCGAAGTTCTGCCTAAAAAAGAAGTTGTTCAGCTTAAAAAAGAGCTTGAGCGCCTTGAAAAATTCCTGGGCGGAATCAAAGATATGAAATCCCTTCCGGATGCTCTGTTCATCATCGATCCTCGCAAAGAGCGCATCGCTGTTGCAGAAGCACACAAATTGAACATTCCGATCATTGGCATCGTTGATACTAACTGTGATCCAGACGAGATTGACCACGTTATCCCTGCAAATGATGACGCAATCCGTGCGGTGAAACTTCTTACTGGTAAAATGGCTGACGCAATCCTTGAAGCTAAACAAGGCAACGAAGGCGAAGAAGCTGCTGAAGAAGAAACAACAACTGCTTAA
- a CDS encoding chemotaxis protein CheA gives MEMSQYLEIFIEESKEHLQACNEKLLELEKSPENLSIVNDIFRSAHTLKGMSATMGYEDLANLTHQMENVLDAIRNGKNSVTPVLLDTVFASVDLLEEMVLSIADGGDGKKDVKHVVSRLKAIENGSDVPQPVDPSPQVSAENKLGSYDDFQKTVILQSKEQGFHAFELTVQLREGCLLKAVRAFMVFEILDQAGEIVKSVPSVDQLEEENFEYEFSVAILTQMSKEELESRILKVSEIEKVSALPIHLEQLAVQEETAAAFQQAAAASSELASAPEAVQKAKTSSKTIRVNIDRLDILMNLFEELVIDRGRLETISKDLKNAELQETVERMTRISGDLQSIILNMRMVPIETVFNRFPRMVRQLAKDLNKKIDLHISGAETELDRTVIDEIGDPLVHLIRNSMDHGIEAPEIRAGKGKSETGRVELKAYHSGNHVFIEVSDDGAGINREKVLWRAIERGIVTEQSSLEMTERQINELIFAPGFSTAEQISDISGRGVGLDVVKSAIEALGGSVTVDSEEGKGSLFSVQLPLTLSIISVLLVELEKEKYAIPISSVIETAVIRKEDIMNAHNQKVIDFRGKIVPLVFLKQIFDVPHAEAEDSEFLSMVVVKKGERLAGLVVDSFIGQLEVVLKPLGNYLNGVFAISGATILGDGEVALIVDCNALIK, from the coding sequence ATGGAAATGAGTCAATATTTAGAAATATTCATTGAAGAAAGCAAGGAACATCTCCAGGCATGCAACGAGAAACTGCTGGAGCTTGAGAAAAGCCCTGAAAATTTGTCCATTGTTAACGATATTTTCCGGTCAGCTCATACTCTTAAAGGAATGAGCGCAACAATGGGCTATGAAGATCTTGCAAATTTGACTCATCAGATGGAGAACGTGCTTGATGCGATCCGCAACGGAAAAAATTCAGTGACGCCTGTTCTCCTTGATACGGTTTTTGCGTCGGTTGATTTATTGGAAGAAATGGTTCTTTCCATTGCTGATGGCGGCGATGGAAAAAAAGACGTCAAACACGTTGTCAGCCGTCTCAAAGCAATTGAAAATGGCTCAGATGTTCCTCAGCCTGTTGACCCTTCACCTCAAGTGTCGGCGGAGAATAAACTTGGTTCCTATGATGATTTTCAAAAAACTGTTATTTTGCAATCCAAGGAGCAGGGCTTTCATGCGTTTGAATTAACCGTCCAGCTTCGGGAAGGCTGCCTTCTTAAAGCTGTTAGGGCGTTCATGGTATTTGAAATCCTGGATCAGGCGGGCGAAATTGTCAAAAGTGTTCCTTCTGTCGACCAGCTGGAAGAAGAAAACTTTGAATATGAATTTTCTGTGGCCATTTTAACGCAAATGAGCAAAGAAGAGCTGGAAAGCCGTATTTTAAAAGTTTCAGAGATTGAGAAGGTCTCAGCACTGCCTATCCACTTAGAGCAGCTGGCAGTTCAGGAAGAAACAGCTGCAGCATTCCAGCAGGCTGCCGCCGCTTCATCAGAGCTTGCTTCTGCGCCTGAAGCCGTACAGAAGGCAAAAACAAGCTCCAAAACAATCCGGGTCAACATCGACCGTCTTGATATTTTAATGAATTTATTTGAAGAACTGGTCATAGATAGGGGCCGTCTTGAAACCATTTCAAAGGATTTGAAAAATGCCGAGCTTCAAGAGACTGTTGAGAGAATGACAAGGATCTCAGGAGATTTGCAAAGCATCATACTTAATATGAGAATGGTCCCGATTGAAACGGTATTTAATCGCTTTCCGAGAATGGTCAGGCAGCTGGCTAAAGATTTGAATAAAAAAATCGACCTTCATATTTCAGGTGCCGAAACGGAACTGGACCGCACCGTTATTGATGAAATTGGAGATCCGCTCGTCCATTTGATTCGCAATTCAATGGATCACGGGATTGAAGCGCCTGAAATAAGAGCAGGGAAAGGGAAATCTGAGACAGGCCGCGTTGAGCTGAAAGCATACCATAGCGGCAATCACGTATTTATCGAAGTTTCAGATGACGGAGCGGGAATCAACCGTGAAAAGGTCCTGTGGAGAGCTATTGAGAGAGGAATTGTGACTGAACAATCATCTCTTGAGATGACCGAGCGCCAAATTAATGAACTGATTTTTGCTCCCGGTTTTTCCACTGCCGAACAGATCTCTGATATTTCCGGAAGAGGTGTAGGGCTTGATGTTGTTAAAAGCGCAATTGAAGCCTTAGGCGGATCCGTAACAGTTGATTCTGAGGAAGGCAAAGGATCGCTTTTCTCCGTGCAGCTTCCATTAACATTGAGTATCATTTCAGTTCTTCTAGTCGAACTGGAAAAAGAGAAATATGCGATTCCCATCTCATCCGTAATTGAAACAGCTGTCATTCGAAAAGAGGATATTATGAATGCCCATAATCAAAAGGTCATTGATTTTAGAGGGAAAATTGTCCCGCTCGTCTTCTTAAAACAGATTTTTGATGTCCCTCATGCAGAAGCGGAGGATTCTGAATTCCTTTCGATGGTGGTCGTGAAAAAAGGCGAAAGACTCGCGGGTCTAGTTGTTGATTCGTTTATCGGCCAGCTTGAAGTGGTTCTAAAACCTCTTGGAAACTATCTGAATGGAGTCTTTGCTATTTCAGGGGCAACCATCCTGGGAGATGGCGAAGTGGCTTTAATCGTTGACTGCAATGCACTTATTAAATAA
- a CDS encoding chemotaxis protein CheW, with product MQTNESIEKKIIIFRLGEEEFGIPVELVKSIEKVQSITRVPGTASYITGVLNLRGVITPVIDLRERFELGSYESTELTRMIVVSINDTEAGLIADSANDVIDIRTEQIEPSPEVAGIIKTDYISGVVKVDKRLIIMLDLEEVLHSAPSLASSGA from the coding sequence ATGCAGACGAATGAATCAATAGAGAAGAAAATCATTATTTTCCGGTTAGGGGAAGAAGAATTCGGTATTCCTGTAGAGCTTGTTAAATCGATTGAAAAAGTACAGTCGATCACCAGAGTGCCTGGCACAGCCTCTTATATTACGGGAGTCCTTAATTTGAGAGGGGTTATTACTCCTGTTATCGACCTGCGAGAAAGATTTGAACTTGGGTCATATGAATCCACGGAATTAACTCGCATGATTGTTGTATCCATTAATGATACAGAAGCAGGTCTTATTGCTGACTCGGCTAATGACGTCATTGATATTAGAACTGAGCAGATTGAGCCTTCTCCGGAAGTGGCGGGAATCATTAAAACGGATTATATCAGCGGGGTTGTCAAGGTTGATAAACGTTTGATTATTATGCTCGATCTTGAGGAAGTGCTCCATTCAGCACCATCACTCGCATCCAGTGGAGCTTAA